From a region of the Odocoileus virginianus isolate 20LAN1187 ecotype Illinois chromosome 19, Ovbor_1.2, whole genome shotgun sequence genome:
- the SMPDL3A gene encoding cyclic GMP-AMP phosphodiesterase SMPDL3A isoform X3, whose translation MCDSPYRLIFSALDFIKNSGQKVSFMIWTGDSPPHVPVHELSTDKVINVIANITTTLQHLFPNLQVFPALGNHDYWPQDQLPVVSSKVYNAVADLWKPWLTEEAITTLKKGGFYTQKVSNNPKLRIISLNTNLYYGLNSMTLNETDPANQFEWLENTLNISQQNKEKVYIIAHVPVGYLPSTSYITAIRKYHNEKLIDIFRKYSDIIAGQFYGHTHRDSIMVLSDKKGNPVNSLFVAPAVTPVRSILEKLTNNPGVRLFQYDPRDYKLMDMLQYYLNLTDANLKGESNWKVEYNLTQAYDIEDLQPKSLYKLAKQFAKQESKQFIKYYKYFFVSYDSSVICQGKCKIFQICAIMNLDVISYTDCLKQYHMKRSL comes from the exons GGATAGCCCACCTCACGTTCCAGTGCATGAACTCTCAACAGACAAAGTCATAAATGTGATTGCTAATATTACAACCACTCTCCAGCATCTCTTTCCAAATCTCCAGGTTTTCCCTGCACTGGGTAATCATGACTATTGGCCACAG GATCAGCTGCCTGTAGTCTCCAGCAAAGTGTACAATGCGGTAGCAGACCTCTGGAAACCATGGCTGACTGAAGAAGCTATTACTACTTTAAAGAAAG gtGGCTTTTATACACAGAAAGTTTCAAATAATCCAAAACTTCGGATCATCAGTCTCAACACAAACTTATACTATGGCCTAAATTCCATGACCCTAAATGAAACTGATCCAGCAAATCAATTTGAATGGCTAGAAAATACACTGAACATCTCTCAGCAAAATAAAGAGAAG GTGTACATCATAGCTCATGTTCCAGTGGGGTATCTGCCTTCTACAAGCTACATCACAGCCATCAGAAAATACCATAATGAGAAACTGAtagacatttttagaaaatacagtGACATCATTGCAGGACAATTTTATGGACATACTCACAGAGATAGTATTATGGTTCTTTCAGATAAAAAAG GAAATCCAGTAAATTCTTTGTTCGTGGCTCCTGCTGTAACTCCAGTGAGAAGTATTTTAGAGAAACTGACCAACAACCCTGGTGTCAGACTATTTCAGTATGATCCTCGTGATTACAAATTAATG GATATGCTGCAGTATTACTTGAACCTGACAGATGCTAATCTAAAGGGAGAATCCAATTGGAAGGTGGAGTATAACCTGACCCAGGCCTATGACATTGAAGATTTGCAGCCAAAAAGTTTGTATAAGTTAGCTAAACAATTTGCAAAACAAGAGAGTAAACAGTTCATAAAATACTACAAATACTTCTTTGTGAGTTACGATAGCAGTGTAATTTGTCAGGGAAAATGTAAGATCTTTCAGATTTGTGCAATTATGAATCTTGATGTTATTTCTTATACAGATTGCTTGAAACAATATCATATGAAGCGCAGTCTGTAA